The DNA window TCCTCCTTGCCATCACTATTTTTGTACCACATTACCATTTGTCTAGATTGATTATCTTGTTTGTATTCTTCCCACATGCTCTCTTATGTGGTTAACCTTCTTGAAACAGCTCTAATAATGTTCCCATCTTGATGTTATTTATTGATTCCTTTGCCTACAGAATAAAATCTAGGATTTTGACTAGGGCATTTATGGCCTGGTCTATGATGAGGGTAGTGTATATGTAAAGAAAGGATCAAGAAGACTCAGAGTTTGATGTTTGGCTGTACAGTGATGTGGAGGATAAAGCAGGGTTATCAAAGAACTTCGAGATTACTGATAAtcatttcagttaaaaaaaattgtactatgaaatctgttatcttttttttttaatgaggtagGGCCAGGGGGTGGgtttttcactatgttgcccaggctggacttgaattcctgggctcaagtgatcctcctgcctcagcctcctgagcagctgagactggCACTGTGCCTAACTGAAATCTGTATCTTTTTAAATCAATATCTGTGCTATTTCccattttgaaaggaatctacATGGCTTTATTCCTCTATATAGATTTAGGCTCTTTGGGTTTTgtcattattatgtttttttttttttcctttttactagCAGGAACAGTATTACGTATTCATGTACTCTGACTCTTTTCccatgcctcttttttttttttagacagtgtcttgctctaaATTTTATctaggctagagtgtaatggcataattatagctcactgtagccccaacttcctgggctccagtgatcctctcacctcagcctcccaagtagctgggattacaggtgtgagccaccgtacccatctgattttttttttttgtagagttggtgtctcactatgttgcccaggctgatcttgaacttctgggctcaagtgatcctcctgtcttggcctcccagtgtgctaggattacaggtgtgagccactgctcccagcccctttgcccgttttgtttctaattattcTGTGCCACTTGCAAGATTTTCTCGAGAATCTTTCCCAATTCCAACTAAAAAAATCTCCCACTGATTGTTAAATTTAAGTTTAATTGGAATGATTGTTCATGACTTGTAAATTTGCCCACTTCCTTTTTAGGAAGGACCATCGAGACCTGTTCTTGAATACATCGATCTGGTCTGTGGTGATGATGAAAACCCTAGCGCCTATTATAGTGATGTAAGCACATTATATTTGTGTTTGTTCAGTTTTCTTATTAAGTGCAATAGTGTGTTGGTGGTAGCTTGAACTGGATCATAAGAACtaattgttggccaggcacggtggctctcgcttgtaatcccagcactttgggaggccgaggcggttggatcacttgaggccaggagttcgagaccagcctggccagcaaggtgaaacccccatctctactaaaaatacaaaaaattagccgggcttggtggcacatgcctgtaatcccagctacttgggaggctgaggcaggagaatcacttgaacctgggaggtgaaggttgcagtgagccgagatcatgccattgtgctctaccctgggcaacagagcaagactccttctcaaaaaaaaaaaaaaaaatctaatcgttaaactttcaggaattttgtgagcTGATTGTAAACATAACAGTTATTACAAATTAAAGTATATAAATGCACAAGTACATAAATGATCATATTTAATACATCATTTCCTACTTAATACATCATTTCCTACTATCTGTGCACTTGAGGTTATTTGCATCTATTGGTAGAAATACTATTAATACATAATAGTGTCCTGCTGCAGTATTGATAGAACATTACCCCATTGTAATCAGTAAAATACAAACTAGAATTTGATTTATTATTTGTTGATTAAACTTAAGAAAGTGAAGGATAGAATGTTAATGCAGATTAAATTTCAAAGTGTGATGTGTCTCTGCTAGACTAAatgcaatacaaaaaaattgaggaagttGCTTTGCAATATTCCAAaactcggccaggcatggtggctcacacctgtaatcccagcactttgggaggccaaggctggcagatcacttgaggtcaggagttcgagaccagcctgcccagtatagtgaaacctcatctctaccaaagatacaaaaactagccgggcgtggtggtgcatgcctatagtcccaactaattagccaggtgtcgtggcacgtgcctgtaatttcagctacttgggaggcggagacatgagaattgcttgaacccgggaggtggagtttacggtgagctgagatcgcgccactgcactccagcttgggtgacagagcgagactccgtctcaaaaaaaaaatttttttttaaactcttcatTAGTTCGGAAAGATGTTGATGTCATTGATGAATGAGCGAAACTCTAATATATGTCTTTATTGTTTCACTTTCATCTTATTCATTAATGTAATTGAAAATATTATCCACCCTTCATGTTGCTACTACAGTCAGCCCTTCATATACTGTGGGTTCCACATCCGTGGATTCACCCAACTgtagatggaaaatatttttttaaataataaaaatacaataataaacacattaaaaagtaatACATTATAAAAACTTTTATGGCATTGatattatattaggtattaaaaataatctagaaatGACCTCAAGTATAGAGGAGGATATGCAAAGGTTGAGTGCAAATACTTCATTTTATACAAGGGACTTGAGCATGGGAGGATTTTGGTATGGGGAGGTGCAAATAGCATACTCATTTGCGAAACATATGACCAACCATTTTGCTAATTGGATGATAATTCATAGTCAAATTTTGTGAAACTGTTGTTGgttgtagaattttaaaaactaatagtGGGTTTTTCAAGAAATAGCAAGTCATATTGATATTATAGATATAAACTGAAAATCAGGttaaatatttaagtttaaaatgtatttccaaaatTAGATAATCACTAAGAGAACTTTTTACATTGACCCTTAAAGTGTTATGAATTTTACttacatatgtaaaattatttttcagattctGTTTCCTAAAATGCCAAAACGACAGGgtgattttttgcattttttaaatgtgaagaaggtgaaaacagacacagaaaataatGAAGTGAGCAAAAATCACTGCAGATTGTCTAAGGCAAAGGAACCACATTTCGAGTATATTGAACAACCAATCATTGAAGAAAAGCCATCACTTTcatcaaagaaagaaatagataatctTGTGCTTCCAGATTGTTGGAATGAAAAACAAGCATTTATGTTTACAGAACAATACAAATGGCTTGAAATAAAAGAAGGTAAATTAGGATGTAAGGATTGTTCAGCAGTTCGGCATTTGGGATCGAAAGCAGAAAAGCATGTCCATGTGTCCAAGGAATGGATTGCATATTTAGTAACCCCTAATGGCAGTAATAAAACTACTAGGCAAGCTTCTCTACGAAAAAAAATTAGGGAACATGATGTTTCTAAAGCCCATGGTAAAATTCAGGATTTGTTAAAGGAATCAACTAATGATTCAATTTGTAATTTAGtgcataaacaaaataataaaaatattgatgctACTGTAAAAGTTTTCAATACTGTTTACAGTTTAGTAAAACATAACAGACCTTTATCTGATATTGAGGGGGCAAGagaattacaggaaaaaaatggagagGTAAATTGTTTAAATACACGTTACAGTGCAACAAGAATAGCAGAACATAttgcaaaagaaatgaagatgaagatatttaagaatattatagAAGAGAATGCCAAAATCTGTATCATAATTGATGAGGCATCTACAGTTTCAAAGAAAACCACCCTAGTGATTTATCTCCAGTGCACAATTCAGTCAGCTCCTGCACCTGTTATGTTATTTGTGGCTTTAAAAGAATTGGTGTCAACTATAGCAGAGTGTATTGTCAATACATTATTGACTACTTTAAATGATTGTGGTTTTACAAATgaatatttgaaagcaaatttAATTGCATTTTGTTCTGATGGTGCTAATACAATCCTGGGAAGAAAGTCTGGAGTAGCTACAAAATTGTTAGAAAATTTTCCTGAAATCATCATTTGGAACTGTTTAAATCATCGATTACAATTGTCACTTGATGATTCTATATccgaaataaaacaaattaatcatttaaaaatatttattgataaaatttattctatttatcaTCAACCTAATAAAAATCAAACCAAGCTTCTAGGAACTGTAGCTAAAGAACTTGAaactgaaattattaaaattggtCGAGTAATGGGACCAAGATGGGCGGCATGTAGTTTACAAGCTGCTACTGCTGTATGGCATGCATAtcctatattatatatgcatttttctcattcttactCTGGTTTGGCGAAGAGATTAGCTAACATTAATTTCTTACAAGACCTTGCTTTAATGATTGACATTCTTGAAGAATTTTCAGTACTTTCAACTGCATTACAGTCAAGATCAACTAATATTAAGAAAGCACAAAAATTGATCAAACGTACCATAAGAgctttggaaaatttaaaaattggtactGGAAAGTATGAATCTCAAATTGAAGATTTGATCAAGTCAGATAAGTTTAAAGATATtccatttaataaaaacaataaatttaatgCTCTTCCTAGGAGTATATTACTAGACAATATAATTCAGCACATGAACCTACGCCTTTTATCTGACAGAAAccatgaagatatttttaattactttgatTTGCTGGAACCTTCCACATGGCCTTATGAAGAAATAACTTCACCATGGATAGCTGgtgaaaaaacattatttcatttgtgtaaaattttaaaatatgaagttgaTTTGAATGATTTTCGGgaatttgtaaataataatataaaatcaaacaatgtTTCAATTCCTACAACTATATACAAAGCTAAAAAGATAGTTAGCACCATTGCAATCAATAGTGCTGAAGCTGAAAGGGGTTTCAATTTAATGAACATAATTTGTACAAGGGTGAGAAATAGTTTAACAATAGATCATGTATCAGATTTAATGACAATAAATTTACTGGGGAAAGAATTAGCAGATTGGGATGCAACACCGTTTGTAAAATCTTGGTCAAATTGCAACCACAGGTTGGCTACAGATACAAGAGTTCGGCAAAAGTCAACAAAAGTCTTCCATGAGAATCAATTGGCTATATGgaacttaaaatagaatattGTATACGttttttgtcatctgtaaattaTGTACTACACATCCTTTATATACataaaggtcttttttttttttggaaagccaGTTAAACTTTTATCAGCATGTTGCTGTTTAAAAGGCGTTCTTTAAGAAGATAATCTTGAAGATTGGTTTTAGAAGCTATAGTTTTTTAGAGATTGGCCCATGTTTGCTAGAGTGGGTCATAATACATATTCCATGAAGTTCTGTACAGAACAAACACCGTTTATAATTTTGTACTGTTTTACTTTAAGTAAGGATGCAAAAAATAGCAGGACTCAGCTAAGTTCTAAGCCCTGGAggttatattaaataaaagagaaatggaatAAAAACTGTAAGCCTTTTGGCTCTTGTCTTTCTCATTTCCATATCTGTGCTATCtagtatggtagccactagctacatgtggctgaTCAGCTTAGggctaaaagtaaaatttttatttatttacttttacttaaatatgaaaactgaaacaatgtgaaatatttttctgcttaGCTTTACTGTTTTTCAGTAATACATTTTACTCTGTTACCTTGCATAAGATATGGTTGTTGTAGTGTGCCTGTCAAACTTGTGTGTCATTTCCAATATTGAATATAAACATATTGCTGATAGATATGATACTGCTGTCAGCAGATGGATTCAATGCAAGTTATTTTTTCTACAAATTGATGTAACATCATGTTTATCTGAATATTTTATGCAGACAACAGGAATTACAGTGATTCCTGTGTAAATTATAACTGGTAAttgaaatacttattttaatcatgattaaattatttttctagtttacaCATGAATatgagcaaatttttaaatttaaaatgaaggcaTACTGAAAAAGAATCAAGTGGCGATGCAGAACCTAGTACAACTGGAACAGTAAACAGACTCAAAGAAGGTATGTTGCAGATTTGACAATGAATGGCAATTGCAGTTTGCTGTGGCAGAGCAAAACAAGCTGCTATTTAAGAAACAAAGTAGGAAAATTGAGACTTCAGCAGATGCAAAATGAATTgggtaaattatatttcatatgccaaaaagaatcaatgaaatttAGTCACCTAAAATCAGAATTaacaagagtttttaaaaacaattttagaagGAACTAAGGTTGTAAGTTTGGCCAGATGTGAAATagctgagattctttttttttttcccgagacagagtcttgtggtgtcacccaggctggagtgcaatggcgcaatcttggctcactgcaacctccacttcctgggttcaagtgattctcctgcctca is part of the Homo sapiens chromosome 6, GRCh38.p14 Primary Assembly genome and encodes:
- the KIAA1586 gene encoding E3 SUMO-protein ligase KIAA1586 isoform a (isoform a is encoded by transcript variant 1), giving the protein MGDPGSEIIESVPPAGPEASESTTDENEDDIQFVSEGPSRPVLEYIDLVCGDDENPSAYYSDILFPKMPKRQGDFLHFLNVKKVKTDTENNEVSKNHCRLSKAKEPHFEYIEQPIIEEKPSLSSKKEIDNLVLPDCWNEKQAFMFTEQYKWLEIKEGKLGCKDCSAVRHLGSKAEKHVHVSKEWIAYLVTPNGSNKTTRQASLRKKIREHDVSKAHGKIQDLLKESTNDSICNLVHKQNNKNIDATVKVFNTVYSLVKHNRPLSDIEGARELQEKNGEVNCLNTRYSATRIAEHIAKEMKMKIFKNIIEENAKICIIIDEASTVSKKTTLVIYLQCTIQSAPAPVMLFVALKELVSTIAECIVNTLLTTLNDCGFTNEYLKANLIAFCSDGANTILGRKSGVATKLLENFPEIIIWNCLNHRLQLSLDDSISEIKQINHLKIFIDKIYSIYHQPNKNQTKLLGTVAKELETEIIKIGRVMGPRWAACSLQAATAVWHAYPILYMHFSHSYSGLAKRLANINFLQDLALMIDILEEFSVLSTALQSRSTNIKKAQKLIKRTIRALENLKIGTGKYESQIEDLIKSDKFKDIPFNKNNKFNALPRSILLDNIIQHMNLRLLSDRNHEDIFNYFDLLEPSTWPYEEITSPWIAGEKTLFHLCKILKYEVDLNDFREFVNNNIKSNNVSIPTTIYKAKKIVSTIAINSAEAERGFNLMNIICTRVRNSLTIDHVSDLMTINLLGKELADWDATPFVKSWSNCNHRLATDTRVRQKSTKVFHENQLAIWNLK
- the KIAA1586 gene encoding E3 SUMO-protein ligase KIAA1586 isoform c (isoform c is encoded by transcript variant 3); amino-acid sequence: MPKRQGDFLHFLNVKKVKTDTENNEVSKNHCRLSKAKEPHFEYIEQPIIEEKPSLSSKKEIDNLVLPDCWNEKQAFMFTEQYKWLEIKEGKLGCKDCSAVRHLGSKAEKHVHVSKEWIAYLVTPNGSNKTTRQASLRKKIREHDVSKAHGKIQDLLKESTNDSICNLVHKQNNKNIDATVKVFNTVYSLVKHNRPLSDIEGARELQEKNGEVNCLNTRYSATRIAEHIAKEMKMKIFKNIIEENAKICIIIDEASTVSKKTTLVIYLQCTIQSAPAPVMLFVALKELVSTIAECIVNTLLTTLNDCGFTNEYLKANLIAFCSDGANTILGRKSGVATKLLENFPEIIIWNCLNHRLQLSLDDSISEIKQINHLKIFIDKIYSIYHQPNKNQTKLLGTVAKELETEIIKIGRVMGPRWAACSLQAATAVWHAYPILYMHFSHSYSGLAKRLANINFLQDLALMIDILEEFSVLSTALQSRSTNIKKAQKLIKRTIRALENLKIGTGKYESQIEDLIKSDKFKDIPFNKNNKFNALPRSILLDNIIQHMNLRLLSDRNHEDIFNYFDLLEPSTWPYEEITSPWIAGEKTLFHLCKILKYEVDLNDFREFVNNNIKSNNVSIPTTIYKAKKIVSTIAINSAEAERGFNLMNIICTRVRNSLTIDHVSDLMTINLLGKELADWDATPFVKSWSNCNHRLATDTRVRQKSTKVFHENQLAIWNLK
- the KIAA1586 gene encoding E3 SUMO-protein ligase KIAA1586 isoform X1 — translated: MGDPGSEIIESVPPAGPEASESTTDENEDDIQFVSEGPSRPVLEYIDLVCGDDENPSAYYSDILFPKMPKRQGDFLHFLNVKKVKTDTENNEVSKNHCRLSKAKEPHFEYIEQPIIEEKPSLSSKKEIDNLVLPDCWNEKQAFMFTEQYKWLEIKEVYT
- the KIAA1586 gene encoding E3 SUMO-protein ligase KIAA1586 isoform b (isoform b is encoded by transcript variant 2): MGDPGSEIIESVPPAGPEASESTTDENEDDIQFVSILFPKMPKRQGDFLHFLNVKKVKTDTENNEVSKNHCRLSKAKEPHFEYIEQPIIEEKPSLSSKKEIDNLVLPDCWNEKQAFMFTEQYKWLEIKEGKLGCKDCSAVRHLGSKAEKHVHVSKEWIAYLVTPNGSNKTTRQASLRKKIREHDVSKAHGKIQDLLKESTNDSICNLVHKQNNKNIDATVKVFNTVYSLVKHNRPLSDIEGARELQEKNGEVNCLNTRYSATRIAEHIAKEMKMKIFKNIIEENAKICIIIDEASTVSKKTTLVIYLQCTIQSAPAPVMLFVALKELVSTIAECIVNTLLTTLNDCGFTNEYLKANLIAFCSDGANTILGRKSGVATKLLENFPEIIIWNCLNHRLQLSLDDSISEIKQINHLKIFIDKIYSIYHQPNKNQTKLLGTVAKELETEIIKIGRVMGPRWAACSLQAATAVWHAYPILYMHFSHSYSGLAKRLANINFLQDLALMIDILEEFSVLSTALQSRSTNIKKAQKLIKRTIRALENLKIGTGKYESQIEDLIKSDKFKDIPFNKNNKFNALPRSILLDNIIQHMNLRLLSDRNHEDIFNYFDLLEPSTWPYEEITSPWIAGEKTLFHLCKILKYEVDLNDFREFVNNNIKSNNVSIPTTIYKAKKIVSTIAINSAEAERGFNLMNIICTRVRNSLTIDHVSDLMTINLLGKELADWDATPFVKSWSNCNHRLATDTRVRQKSTKVFHENQLAIWNLK